A window from Bacteroidota bacterium encodes these proteins:
- a CDS encoding T9SS type A sorting domain-containing protein yields MAIIAHAQSTDTCVHSPCESVLLGNTSFEELPNSTVANIVNNVGFVQTNQNNIPYWKTTASDQNIEIWKSGYDNISAYSGNYFAELNATQVGTLYQPFTAIAPISVVISFAHRGRYTGMDTMEVLLLDPTGNPTVLGTYYDNRTAWRYYTTAPFAIPYNLLGAWTLQFKSISSNSGAGPADGGNFLDSITVTCATVDPCKDVQLTNTGFEQILNGQAPTTFVQTDESNIPGWSTTATDQKIEIWRSGYGNVPAYAGLYFAELNATQVGTLYQPFTVTGPIAVTVSFAHRGRYPGVDMMEVLIVDTVTNNVTSLGTYSDNDSTWRYYTLAPQSLLPGNYYLEFKSISSNGGNGPSNGGNFLDSISVTCAGTDPCHDVWIQRTATDDGTEPLGPAQGYIANLPVPNPTLPWGAPGVWNTVNDPTGMEHQNPVRGASNVLRVQLNNRGCVASSPGHLYVYITPIQTWMPVSASAANLYPNNPGATDGNWPSVLPSPYYVVTPSIPAGGSTIINIPWTPPAGRSHCCFNVRYENPEDRLKAQVTDAIQNPIADNNVAHKNVDIIDSVTHTGTFSIGNPDSVARPIDLHFNLNTLTANGSSLNSLGIIIKWPPPVYTAWVRGGSHGNGIAVLPDSSIRLTGGAQSDLLAIPLAANQTADVSWEVDSIQTPTGQRLQINVTQYTEPKDSFDIRGVRLDDGLSWDIRTIKRILANAPKGGDTIASERPTNRPMHVQTHAIYVSNGNSQRGTIDRVIVGVEGKAAILAVGPPQDSAKTCISLARDRTGRSYVYQCAPDDYVQIYAGEVFRPIYITVSTPDTGSITIDFKTLSATGDTLTDSKAFLTDRLPSSAVNNSERPVYSAPSLLSSYPNPVSTTGTVRFVLPTLTHGADLEILDASGRSVQSIMTAATFEAGLHEVNFNASDLPSGAYFLMLRTDEAQYTSNLKIVH; encoded by the coding sequence ATGGCTATCATAGCGCATGCGCAAAGCACCGATACGTGCGTGCACAGTCCATGCGAGAGCGTACTCCTGGGCAACACGAGTTTCGAGGAACTCCCGAACTCGACCGTAGCGAACATCGTGAATAATGTTGGCTTCGTTCAAACGAACCAAAACAATATTCCATATTGGAAGACAACGGCGTCCGACCAGAACATCGAGATATGGAAGAGTGGATACGACAACATCTCAGCATATTCTGGTAATTACTTCGCGGAGCTGAATGCCACGCAGGTCGGCACACTCTATCAACCCTTCACCGCAATCGCTCCAATTTCGGTCGTGATTTCCTTCGCGCACCGTGGACGGTACACTGGAATGGACACAATGGAAGTCCTTCTCCTCGATCCTACCGGTAACCCCACTGTGCTCGGAACCTACTATGATAACAGGACGGCCTGGCGGTACTATACCACCGCACCGTTTGCGATTCCGTATAATCTGCTTGGAGCATGGACGCTGCAATTCAAGTCCATCTCATCGAATAGTGGTGCGGGGCCGGCGGATGGAGGTAATTTCCTCGATTCGATCACCGTCACATGTGCCACGGTCGATCCCTGTAAAGATGTGCAGCTTACGAATACCGGTTTCGAGCAGATCCTCAACGGGCAGGCTCCTACGACCTTTGTGCAGACAGACGAAAGTAACATTCCGGGCTGGAGCACCACCGCAACGGATCAGAAGATCGAAATCTGGCGAAGCGGCTATGGCAACGTTCCCGCGTATGCTGGTCTCTACTTTGCTGAGTTGAACGCAACGCAAGTTGGGACGCTCTACCAGCCATTCACAGTAACCGGTCCAATTGCAGTCACCGTTTCCTTCGCACATCGTGGCCGGTATCCAGGCGTTGACATGATGGAAGTGCTGATTGTCGACACGGTGACGAACAATGTCACATCGCTCGGCACCTATTCGGATAATGACTCGACGTGGCGCTACTATACCCTTGCCCCGCAATCGTTGCTGCCCGGTAATTACTATCTGGAATTCAAGTCGATCTCCTCGAACGGTGGTAACGGACCATCCAACGGCGGCAACTTCCTCGATTCCATCAGCGTGACATGCGCCGGCACCGACCCGTGCCATGATGTTTGGATTCAGCGGACCGCCACGGACGATGGTACCGAGCCGTTAGGACCGGCCCAGGGGTATATCGCCAACCTTCCAGTGCCAAATCCAACCCTGCCGTGGGGTGCTCCCGGCGTGTGGAATACCGTAAACGATCCCACAGGAATGGAGCATCAGAATCCTGTGCGCGGGGCATCGAATGTTCTGCGAGTCCAACTGAACAATCGCGGCTGCGTCGCGTCGAGTCCAGGACATCTCTATGTGTACATCACCCCGATTCAAACATGGATGCCGGTTTCCGCGTCAGCAGCGAATCTGTATCCGAACAATCCCGGTGCCACCGATGGTAACTGGCCGAGCGTGCTGCCCAGTCCATACTATGTTGTAACACCCTCGATTCCCGCGGGAGGATCAACCATCATCAACATTCCATGGACGCCACCTGCCGGCAGAAGTCACTGCTGCTTCAACGTCCGCTATGAAAATCCGGAAGATCGTTTGAAGGCGCAAGTCACGGACGCAATCCAAAATCCGATCGCGGATAATAATGTCGCACATAAAAACGTGGATATTATCGATTCCGTCACGCATACGGGGACGTTCTCGATCGGCAACCCCGATAGTGTTGCGCGTCCGATCGACCTGCATTTCAATCTCAATACGCTGACAGCGAACGGCTCTTCCTTGAACTCGCTGGGGATCATTATTAAGTGGCCGCCGCCGGTCTATACGGCGTGGGTCCGCGGTGGAAGCCATGGCAACGGGATCGCCGTCCTGCCTGATTCCTCGATCCGTCTTACCGGAGGCGCGCAATCTGACCTGCTCGCAATTCCGCTCGCGGCCAATCAGACGGCTGATGTCTCGTGGGAAGTCGATTCGATACAGACTCCAACTGGTCAGCGACTTCAGATCAACGTGACGCAGTACACTGAGCCGAAGGATAGCTTCGACATTCGGGGCGTTCGACTCGATGATGGTTTGTCGTGGGATATTCGCACCATCAAGCGGATACTCGCGAACGCTCCAAAGGGTGGCGACACCATTGCGAGCGAGCGTCCGACAAATCGTCCGATGCATGTCCAAACACACGCCATCTATGTATCGAATGGCAATTCGCAACGGGGCACGATCGATCGCGTGATTGTCGGTGTCGAAGGAAAGGCGGCTATTCTCGCTGTCGGACCGCCGCAGGATAGTGCAAAGACCTGCATCTCATTGGCGAGAGACCGCACAGGACGAAGCTATGTCTACCAATGTGCGCCCGATGACTACGTCCAGATCTATGCTGGCGAAGTATTTCGTCCAATCTATATCACGGTGTCTACACCGGACACCGGATCGATCACGATCGACTTCAAGACGCTCTCTGCAACTGGCGACACGCTGACCGATAGTAAGGCATTCCTAACGGATCGCCTCCCGTCGAGTGCCGTGAATAACTCAGAACGGCCGGTGTACTCTGCGCCATCGCTGCTGAGCAGTTATCCAAACCCCGTGAGTACGACAGGGACAGTACGGTTCGTACTTCCGACACTGACGCATGGAGCGGATTTGGAAATCCTCGATGCATCGGGACGTAGCGTCCAGTCGATCATGACTGCAGCGACGTTCGAGGCTGGCCTGCACGAAGTCAACTTCAATGCCTCGGATTTGCCGAGCGGCGCATACTTCCTCATGCTCCGCACGGATGAAGCACAGTATACCTCCAACCTGAAGATCGTCCATTAG
- a CDS encoding AAA family ATPase has translation MRYSSRMWANVIGQSRVKRIIANAIESGKLPGAYLFSGPEGVGKDAAALELAKALNCINPTESGACDECESCVGIQSLASNTVHFLHALPKKESSGDEEVDLKDIDVIREQLAAKSADPYHNLEIPRATAIQIAQIRELRTALSRSFTGGQKRVVIISEADMMNVQSQNAFLKTLEEPHANTLIILTSSNAHRLLPTIHSRCQDVRFDALAAEEIARALIEREELPHEEAEFLSRLANGSYSGARAMIGEDVKEMRNQIVDFLRMGLSKSRLRAAQQIDLFLPRSGGGKFLERRQATEQRLALLALWLRDALALTTKAEAQIVNLDQMDALVRFVGRFGDPRGIVLALAAVDRAMHLVRLQLQLRPVMMQLVVELEEALVTIG, from the coding sequence GTGCGTTACTCCTCGCGCATGTGGGCAAATGTGATCGGGCAATCGCGCGTCAAGCGGATTATCGCGAATGCGATTGAATCCGGCAAACTTCCGGGCGCGTATCTGTTTTCGGGACCCGAAGGCGTCGGGAAGGATGCCGCCGCGCTGGAGCTGGCGAAGGCGCTGAATTGTATTAATCCGACTGAGTCAGGCGCTTGCGATGAGTGCGAAAGCTGCGTCGGGATTCAGTCCCTGGCCTCGAACACAGTCCACTTCCTCCACGCGCTGCCGAAGAAGGAAAGTTCGGGTGATGAAGAAGTCGATCTCAAGGATATCGATGTCATCCGCGAACAGCTTGCCGCAAAATCCGCCGACCCGTATCACAACTTGGAGATTCCGCGCGCAACTGCGATTCAGATTGCTCAGATCCGCGAGCTGCGCACGGCGCTCTCTCGCTCGTTTACTGGCGGACAAAAGCGTGTCGTCATCATCAGTGAGGCGGACATGATGAACGTGCAATCGCAAAACGCATTTCTCAAAACACTGGAGGAGCCGCACGCAAACACGCTAATTATCCTCACCAGCTCGAACGCGCACAGACTGTTGCCAACCATTCACTCGCGCTGCCAGGATGTCCGGTTCGATGCACTTGCTGCGGAAGAAATTGCCCGCGCGCTCATTGAGCGCGAAGAGTTACCGCACGAAGAAGCGGAGTTTCTTTCTCGATTGGCAAACGGCAGTTATTCCGGCGCACGCGCGATGATCGGTGAGGACGTGAAGGAAATGCGGAATCAGATCGTCGATTTTTTGCGGATGGGGCTTTCCAAAAGCCGATTGCGTGCCGCGCAACAGATCGATCTTTTCCTTCCACGTTCTGGTGGTGGCAAATTCTTGGAGCGTCGTCAGGCGACCGAACAGAGACTGGCTTTGCTTGCGCTCTGGTTACGTGATGCGCTCGCGCTTACAACGAAAGCCGAAGCGCAGATCGTCAATCTTGATCAGATGGATGCGCTTGTCCGTTTTGTTGGCCGCTTTGGCGATCCTCGCGGCATTGTCCTGGCGCTTGCAGCAGTCGATCGCGCGATGCACCTCGTCCGGTTGCAGCTTCAGCTTCGTCCGGTGATGATGCAACTCGTGGTGGAGTTGGAAGAGGCGCTTGTGACTATTGGATAG
- a CDS encoding T9SS type A sorting domain-containing protein, with product MAVLALVSLRPSTSSAQAITYLLPDIGTPGMNTYIEIIGPNKAFGNFGTDSIYANNPGDRVQVICKNPSDTNRVKFGPCVVSWNGRMIATQVFVMPWVQANATDWRLGIKIPICVIVGGSQSNTDTFYIVKPQSLGVLSTAGLLGSGGAYGFRSRRGAMIVDSMILTGSGMYGVSTSDCDPTMPGIQGYLPFTLISLGPVRTIPSAQLDASANGVDAGPGGGGGGNGLTCGTRGGNGFTGGGGDADWQSGCGDRPAGIGTGPLQNSLNFAPGGVSSGANEGGGGGTGHAFGTGGAAGGAGDYGGGFPGYGGGSGGPECCVPPVQGGGGGGGFATAGSSGGFWQGFPSGGYVNGNLELVPMAGGSGGGGGNDNGGEVGAGNGGGGGGCLAINARSIAISGLIAKGAIGSDDTSSFSDGAGGGGSGGAIILGSKISLSAPSEDVHGGSGGQGVPQHSGQDGGNGGAGRVRLDGLVVSSITVSPNDATRYAGPSTDTSHEVNRTFTITGTGNGKDIQLYLKPLSDTWSLIATITGYATNWSRKITLPGSDTLYLLAAAQQVPSPSADTFAAEPGWVLSQAAANIFHVSECIPPVLQLDTSGPLEFCDGETRTIIARPIGLVHKWLKDGVDMGVASDSLVISESGLYSVVVSTTNGCADTAIVTASVTAKPKVQITANSPIRLCAGDSATIHASSTDAGVQFMWLKDGSDIQVAQDSITIGDSGQYSVIVSKAAGCTDTASVQVILNPLPIAGIAPSDTITLDCANQAATIAATGGNSYLWSNGANTSSIVVSDTGLYSVLVTDSNGCSARSKPVAVRWQSPLVTISSQSDTTICADSGMSCVRQIQFTNHLPRTQAIVAHSITSSGFHGIPDTIVLAPNETQRIGDTLVTDGSAKDYHVAYYFTDSCGATLGGGIDSAIFSVHTIAKSPSVQLEMLPDSGRTARAEDTIAFPIRLVRGVAACLTKLHISIAHDGDLLRYAGGSGLQLDSTTADGTIDYVTLQLSGNAGVVASIVYQMFLASKDSTPLLLSVISSEDTCTASGVCPQSLEQSASSVRYVFACTDRLIQDQLRTGTFYIDRIAPNPARNEIQVSGSGLSGVAVEMYDMLGRSIALSAPDSMTHESDGHSTTLRFDVSQLPDGFYHLRIAGGGLIVTRSIVIQR from the coding sequence GCAACCGATTGGAGGTTGGGGATCAAGATTCCCATTTGCGTGATCGTTGGCGGCTCACAATCAAATACGGATACATTCTATATCGTAAAGCCGCAATCGCTTGGAGTGCTTTCCACGGCTGGCTTGCTCGGTTCGGGTGGCGCGTATGGCTTTCGTTCACGTCGCGGGGCCATGATCGTCGATAGTATGATATTGACCGGCAGCGGGATGTATGGTGTCAGCACTTCGGATTGCGATCCTACGATGCCGGGCATTCAAGGCTATTTGCCGTTTACCCTGATTAGTCTTGGACCAGTTCGTACTATTCCCAGTGCGCAACTCGATGCAAGTGCGAATGGCGTCGATGCCGGTCCCGGCGGTGGCGGCGGCGGTAATGGGCTCACGTGTGGCACGCGAGGCGGTAATGGATTTACCGGCGGCGGGGGCGACGCGGACTGGCAATCCGGGTGCGGCGATCGTCCGGCAGGTATTGGGACGGGTCCGCTTCAGAATAGCCTCAATTTTGCGCCGGGTGGCGTATCCAGCGGCGCCAATGAAGGTGGCGGAGGCGGGACGGGCCATGCCTTCGGGACTGGCGGAGCGGCTGGTGGCGCCGGGGACTATGGAGGGGGATTTCCAGGATACGGTGGCGGATCCGGCGGACCCGAGTGCTGCGTGCCACCGGTTCAAGGCGGTGGTGGTGGCGGCGGATTCGCAACGGCCGGATCCAGTGGAGGATTTTGGCAGGGCTTTCCCTCTGGTGGTTATGTCAATGGAAATCTGGAGCTTGTCCCGATGGCTGGAGGCTCGGGCGGTGGTGGTGGAAATGACAATGGCGGGGAAGTTGGCGCGGGAAATGGCGGCGGAGGTGGCGGATGCTTGGCGATCAATGCCAGAAGTATCGCTATCTCGGGATTGATCGCCAAAGGCGCGATCGGCAGCGATGATACAAGCTCCTTTTCGGACGGGGCCGGCGGTGGCGGAAGCGGTGGTGCGATTATACTCGGAAGTAAGATTTCACTCTCAGCGCCGAGCGAGGATGTTCATGGCGGAAGCGGTGGACAGGGTGTTCCGCAACATAGCGGACAGGATGGAGGCAATGGCGGTGCTGGTCGTGTGCGTCTTGATGGACTTGTAGTCTCCTCGATTACCGTGTCACCAAACGATGCCACGCGATACGCAGGGCCCTCAACCGATACCTCGCACGAGGTGAATCGCACGTTTACGATCACCGGGACTGGCAATGGCAAAGATATTCAGCTCTATCTCAAGCCTCTGTCCGATACCTGGTCGTTGATTGCGACCATCACGGGTTATGCTACGAATTGGAGTCGGAAGATTACGCTACCAGGAAGCGACACACTATATCTTTTAGCGGCTGCGCAACAGGTTCCTTCACCGAGCGCGGACACATTTGCTGCTGAACCGGGCTGGGTGCTTTCGCAGGCTGCCGCAAATATATTCCATGTCAGCGAGTGTATTCCTCCCGTCTTGCAGCTCGATACAAGTGGTCCGCTGGAATTCTGCGATGGCGAAACACGCACCATCATCGCGCGGCCGATCGGACTCGTGCATAAGTGGCTGAAGGACGGTGTGGATATGGGAGTTGCCTCGGACTCGCTTGTCATCTCCGAGTCCGGACTCTACAGTGTTGTAGTTTCCACGACCAATGGCTGTGCGGACACGGCAATCGTTACTGCGTCGGTAACGGCGAAACCCAAAGTGCAGATCACAGCCAATAGCCCAATAAGACTATGCGCTGGTGATAGTGCCACGATCCATGCATCATCGACAGACGCTGGTGTGCAGTTCATGTGGTTGAAAGACGGATCTGATATTCAGGTCGCTCAAGACTCGATAACGATCGGTGACTCAGGGCAGTACTCTGTGATCGTCTCGAAAGCAGCAGGTTGTACAGACACCGCGTCGGTCCAGGTTATTCTCAATCCCTTGCCGATTGCAGGGATCGCACCTTCGGATACCATCACGCTAGATTGCGCTAACCAGGCAGCGACAATTGCGGCTACAGGTGGCAATTCATATCTGTGGAGCAACGGCGCGAATACGTCGTCGATTGTTGTCTCTGATACCGGATTGTATTCAGTGCTTGTCACCGATTCTAATGGCTGCTCGGCGCGCTCGAAACCGGTCGCGGTTCGATGGCAGTCTCCGCTGGTTACGATTTCATCCCAGAGTGACACAACAATCTGTGCCGATTCGGGCATGAGTTGTGTGCGACAGATCCAATTTACGAATCACTTGCCTCGGACGCAAGCGATCGTTGCACACTCCATTACGTCCAGCGGCTTTCACGGGATTCCGGATACGATCGTGCTTGCGCCGAACGAGACACAGCGCATCGGAGACACGCTCGTTACGGATGGCTCCGCGAAGGATTATCATGTCGCGTACTACTTTACGGATTCCTGCGGCGCAACACTTGGCGGGGGAATCGACTCAGCGATCTTCTCGGTCCATACGATTGCCAAATCGCCTTCGGTACAGCTCGAGATGCTTCCGGACAGCGGAAGAACTGCACGGGCCGAGGATACGATTGCATTCCCGATTCGTCTTGTCCGAGGCGTAGCGGCGTGTCTCACGAAGCTTCATATTTCGATTGCGCACGATGGCGATCTTCTTCGGTATGCTGGTGGCTCGGGCCTTCAACTCGATAGCACCACCGCGGATGGAACGATCGATTACGTGACGCTCCAGTTGAGCGGCAACGCCGGAGTTGTTGCTTCAATCGTATACCAAATGTTTCTTGCGAGTAAGGATTCGACTCCGCTGTTGCTTTCGGTGATCTCTTCGGAGGATACGTGCACTGCCTCTGGAGTCTGTCCGCAATCCCTGGAGCAATCGGCTTCCAGTGTGCGATACGTTTTTGCTTGCACCGATCGCCTCATTCAGGATCAATTGCGGACCGGTACGTTCTACATCGATCGCATTGCACCGAATCCGGCGCGAAACGAAATTCAGGTTTCGGGTTCAGGGCTTTCGGGAGTTGCTGTCGAGATGTATGATATGCTTGGCCGCTCGATCGCATTGTCTGCGCCAGATTCTATGACTCATGAATCGGACGGGCATAGCACTACACTCCGCTTTGATGTCTCTCAACTCCCGGACGGCTTTTATCACCTCCGCATCGCGGGTGGCGGGTTAATAGTGACTCGAAGTATAGTCATCCAGCGGTGA